The Ursus arctos isolate Adak ecotype North America unplaced genomic scaffold, UrsArc2.0 scaffold_18, whole genome shotgun sequence genomic sequence TCAGAGCCACAGACGGGGGGTTTTCTCCCAGGCTTGGGGCAAGCGCCACTCCACAGCAGCAGGGCTAACCTGTTGATGGCCTTCagagtgttactttttttttgtttactttttaaattgatttgtcagacagcacaagcagggggagcggcaggcagagggagaagcaggctccctaccgaGCAGggtgcccagtgtgggactccatcccagcgctgtggggtcatgacctgagccaaaggcagacgcctaacctactgagccacccaggtgcccctcaaagtgTTACATTTCGGCACGATACTTTTGAGTCTTAATGATGTCTCTTATTACAGTTCTCCAAAGTTGAAATGTGTTTGTGAGTGAGATTTGGACAACACGTGTAAGGACGTAAGCACAGTGGTGGGACCTGTGGGTCGGTGGTGGCATGGGTGGGCTCCTTGGGCGCTCTAGGGCCACTTCTCCAGATTCAGAACAGAAATACAGACCGCCACCGTCCGACTGTGTCACATTGCTGTGACCGCTGAGTAGGCTGTGTTGGTGAGGCCATGGAGGCCTGGCTGTGTGTTGTGGCCTTTTACCTTCCTCGTCACTGAGGAAAAGAGGCCGTTTGTGTGGCGCTTTTACCGCCTACTGGCGTACATGTCGGTGGGTTAGTGTGATGAGTTCAGTCTGCCGCCGGTGTGATCAGTTGGCCAAAAAGCTGGGCCTGGCTCCAAGTAGATGGAACACCAGTGCCAAGCAATAAAGCCTTGTCCCAGAGATGCTGAGGGAAGCTTTCCCTGCGGTTTTAACATGAGAAAAGCAGCACCATAATCCTTGCACCCTGTCATGATGGTGTctgtttcttatttcctttttttccctctgtgtaaAATACGACTATAAATTTAGAGTCCTTTATATGCGATGGTCTATTTTGCTTAATGAATTGAACATAAAATAGAGATCTAAAgagtgtggctttttttttctagtgttaTTTAAAGGTAAAAGTCTCTAATGTAGTTTACAGAGCACTGATCTTCATATCATTGATGGttcatgaaatcaatttagtagCATGaccagaaaaaagacaaaatatgcaGAATGCCTCTCATGAGAGTAAGTGGACTTTCACGGGTCCTTTGTTCTAGCGAGTGCTTGTGCGTAGCACAAACGTGGCCTTAAAAATTGTgtgctaaggggcgcctgggtggctcagtcgttaagtgtctgccttcagctcagggcgtgatcctagggtcctgggatcgagccccacatggggcttgctgctccgctgggagcctgcttcttcccctcccactccctctgcttgtgttccctctctcactggctgtcttgctctctgtcaaataaataaataaaatctttaaaaaaaacaaaattgtgcGCCGAGGGTGTCCTCCCTCCTCGGTTGCCCGGGCCAGCCCTGTTAGTGCATCCATGAGCTCTCCAACTTTGGGGTTAGCTCTTCCGCCAAAGGCTTTATTAAGTGGCACCTTCTAGTGCTTACATGTCTGTGTCATGAGGGcttgaaagaaggaaatcccCCAGTTGTCAAAGGGACAGATGAGTGGTCCAGGGGCCCAGACACGCCCACATGTGCTGACAGCATGTGGACCAGCGGGAAGGACCCGTGCCGTCCTGCTGAGTGGCTGTGGGCACACCCCCGTGTGTCCGGTGGCTGGAGGAGTGAATGCAGGTTATAAAAGTATAACCTGTGTGCTCTGGCAGGCCAGCCCAAGCAGGGCCTCACAGACTACAAATCCAGAAGCCGTGGTTGAAAGTGCTCTGCCCCGTAGATAGGAAACAGGGACACACTGTCTGCCGCTGCTTCCTGTGGTGTCCGACCAGCTCAGGACGCTGAAGACAGCCTTACGGACATAGGAAAGAGGCATATCATTTCCTGGTTGGAAAGTTGGTGTGCTCCCTGTGCACATccgggagaagacacagagatgtgATTCCAGGGGCATTTGGGGAAGGAAGCTCTTGGAGCGTTTGCACGGGGGCCGGGGCGGTTCTGAGTTAGCGGCGCCTCCTGTTCGGGGCTGTGGGCGCTTGTCCTTTTTGAGGGTGAGCAGGTGCGGTTGCTTTTGGCTTTTTGAGACGCTGGACATTGAACAGCGTGTTCCGTGCGAGGTCTCAGAATGCTGTGGAAGCCTCTCCCCTGTCCGACTCGTGTGTCCTCGTTGCCTTGCCTCGGAGGCCTTGCCAGGGCCTGGTGGATAGTGGAGGGCAGCTTTCAAGTGAGAGGGACCCTGGTGACGGTGGCCGGGGAGCAGAGCAGTGGTGCCAGGCGGGCTGCGTGCCTCCTCTCAGGGGTGACACTGGAGAGGCCGACGTGTAGGGTAACCGCCTCCTGGCTGCTGCCGCAGACGGAGCACAGGCACGTCAGAATTTCCTGCCGGGCTGATACGTGGGGAGCTTGCGCCGGGCAGGAAGGCACAAGGATCAAGGACTGCGGATGGCCAATGTTGGCAGAAAGGTGGCATCCCCAGATGCCGGCACGCGCTCTGTCCACGGGTCACAGCAGAGTGGGGTGGGTGACTTTGAGGACAGCCGTTGGTCTGGAGGCTCCGGGTGGGCGGGCGGTGTAGCTGTGCGGCCTGGGCAGGTTGCCTCCCTGGCTGAGCCTTGGCTTCCGTGCGTGTGGTGGGAGATGGGATTAGATCGTCTCCAGGGCTCTCCAGAGTGCTAAATCCTGCTTCTCGGATTCTTGACCGCGGTTCAGCTTGACAGCCCAGACCCCTCACTGCCAAGCAAGGGCTCTTTTCCCCGGAGGAGGACCCTGGAGTTGAGGCCCCCCTAGGGACCCTCCATGACGTGCTCTGTGTTCTTCCTTAGGGCGTGGCGGTTCGCAGCTCTCATGGCTGCAGCCAGTGTGACCCCTCCCGGCTCCCTAGATCTGTTGCAGCCTGGCTTCTCGAAGACCCTCCTGGGGACCAAGCCGGAGGACAAGTATCTGTGCTCGGCCTGCAAGAACGTCCTGCGCAGGCCTTTCCAGGCTCAGTGCGGCCACCGCTACTGCTCCTACTGTCTGACCAGCATCCTGAGGTACTGCGGGCGGCTGGCGGGCAGCGGGGTTCGCCTCGGGGCTGTGTTGTCCAGGGAGGCGGCTCCAGGCAAGCACGCACCCGCAGGGAGTGCTCCCTGATGGCAGAGGTTCGCTGCCAACGAGAGCATGAAGTTAGTAACCGAAGAGGGTGGGTTGACTGGGCGCTTTGGACGCTGGTGGGGGCGGTGAAATAAACACCATTACAGTCCGTTTTCTGCTGTTCCTAGTTTGTCGTGTGGGCGCAAGACCATTTACAGTCACACTCTTGGCTCATGTTGCGTTAGCACTGGATGCGCTGGTCCAGATAACACGTACCCAAGAGCCTGCGGCGGCTAGTGTGAGGGCGGGGCCCTGTGGCACGTGGAGGGCTGAGGGTGAGCGCAGGCAGCCAACACCTCCTTCCTGGGTACCTGGCCCCGAGTGGTGGGGCTGTCAGAGCACCTCCGTTCGCAGTGGGAGGGGTCATCATGATCAGAGGGTTTGGCTCATCTCACCTGTTTTAAAGGTTTTCAACATGGTACGGTGATGCGCGCTCGTGACCGACACAGTGTCAGTCTAGAAGGCGCAGAACGCGGGTGGAGAGCTGGGGTCGCCCGAGGCACCTGGCCTTTGCAGCGGGGTTGATGGCGGGcctttcccccttcttccctaGCTCCGGGCCTCAGAACTGTGCTGCCTGTGTTCACGAGGGCATATATGAGGAAGGCGTCTCGATTTTGGAAAGTGGTTCGGTAAGTGAAAAGTCCTCAAGCAAAAAATGTCAGAAATCGTTCTGGCGTTTCTTTTACCACCACTGATGGCTGCGTGGCGCGTAAGCAGCTAGGATGTGCCCCTCCCTGCCGCGGTCACGTCTAGAGCTTAGAGCCGCTGCGGGAGAGGTACCTTGGTCCTAGGCTTCAGTCTGGAAGACTTGCAGCACTGGTGGTGGGGTAGGCGGCGGGCAGCGGGGAGGAGGAGGCCTAACCCCAGGAATGCTCTCCTCAGGCTTTCCCAGACAACGCTGCAcgcagggaggtggagagcctGCCAGCCGTCTGTCCCAGCGACGGCTGCACCTGGAAGGGGACCCTTAAAGAGTATGAGGTAGGGGCTGCCTGCGCTGGCACGGCCTCCCGAGCCCGACCCCCACCGCAGAGCGATCACACGGAGCCTGCGCGAGCCCGCCAGGGAGCATGTAACCGCTCACCGCACGTGCACGCACTCTTACAGGGATCGGGGCCTCAGGAGGGGGGTTTGCCTCCCTGGGCCCAGTTTTCCGCTCGCCGGGATGCCGTGGCGGGGTGGCAGCAAGGCAGCAGCGTGTGGCAGACCTCGTGCTGCCTCTGAGGGCACCGCTGCGGCGTCTCCCCGGACGTGCGGGAAAGGAGCTTTTGTGCTCGGGGGCATCCTTCCGTGTGATTCCAGATACGGGCTTTCTGTTCGGTCTGTGGTCACAGAAAGGCATGTGGCCGGTGACCGGGCAGTGGCTGGTGTGCCTGTGTCAGCCAGGCAGGGCTGGCTTGCGTCCCTGCGTCAGCGGTGGGGGCTTCTGCGGGGTTCGCAGCTGGCAGCCGGACTTACCCGTGGAGGCTCAGAAGGCGCCTCCGTAGTTCGCTCGCTCACCCCCGCCCAACTCGCAAGCTCAGGTGCTTACTCGCGCACAGACGTCATGGTAGCCGGGTGTCCACTAACCGACGAAGAGACAAACCAGATGTGGTCTCTCCACGCCCCAGGGTGGTATTCAGCCataacaaggaaggaaggagatccTGACATGTGggtggactttgaggacattgtGTTCAGTGAAGTGAGCTCGTCCTGGAGGACAGGTCCTGTGGGAGTCCACTCCTGTGAGGGCCCCGGAGCAGTGAAacccagagaggcaggaaggggcagcGTGGCTGCCAGGCCGGGAGGTCGGGAGTGGTGCAGAGTAGCAGGTAGGCCTCTCAAAGTGGGCAGCCCTGTTGGCGAGTCTGGAGGGGCAGTTGGCATGAAACCCTGGCTCTCCTAAGCTCAGGCAcgctcctgccccaggccccggGATAGCCCCTGTCATGGGGTGGGCGCTGGGCACTGAGTTGTGATGGTGGCTGGAATTGGGACTTGAGCTTCTGGCGGGCGTCTCTTCCTGCTCCCGGACTGCGTGCCGACCTCCCTTGTTCTCTTGGCCAGCCAGACTTTCTGGTCTTCAGGCTGTAAGCTGTGTGTTTGCAGAGGAGCAGCTTGGCCGTGTCTAGGGAGGAGTCTCTGGCTGGTAGGCGAGGAGATGCCCTTTCCTTTCCGTGGACACCTGGGTCCTGGAAGTGGAGCAGCTCTGGGCTCCCCACACCCTTTCTGATGCCTTCCCAGGAGTGAGAACCAGAGGCCCCCGGGCTGCATGAATGCAGGCAGGAGGCTCTGCTCAGCGGAAGAGACCTGCAGCTGTCACTGTCTGGGGCTGTCCAGAGAGTAGGCCTTGGGTTTGGGTCTCTCCTGGGAGGGTggagagcccgagcaggctctgggggttgggggggtgcagGAGACCATGTGGGGCACAGGGAGTAGGCACGGGGAGCTGTGCTGCCTTCTGCAGGGACCCAGAGACCCCCTGGGGACAGGTGGAATAACCCCACCTTCCAGTCTGGGCGGCCGGTTTCTGCTGCCCCCAGGCCCGTGGTGCGGGCGGGCGGTGGCTTCATGGGCCTCCGGTGGAGGGCCAGGGACCGCAGCCAGCCTGTGGGCTCGGCCACGGCCCTGCAGGCATGCAGGCTGGAAAGTCCCTGGCTGGCCCGGAGAGCCCCGGAAAGTCCCTGAGAGGGTGGGTTTGGTCATGTGGGAGGGCGGGCCCTGCTCTGGGACACTAGGCCTGGCCCTTTGGTAAAATCTCTCCCTGGCTGTGAACGTCACTGGCCTGGGCGAGATCAAGGCCTCCACGCACAGCCGCCCTCCACTTCGAGCCAACAGGGCTGCCCTTTGCGGTGCTTGAGCTCGTGGTGGCATTGTGAAATGCTGGTGCTGTGGCTGAGCTGTTTGGAAAGTCTTGGTTAGCCTTTGAATGTGATTTTCCTTTGCGATGATGTCTAGTATTTTCTAAGAATGCAATGATTTAAAACTCCAGAATGGTCAAGGTGTTTGCGGAGCGCCTGCCAAGTGCGGAAGGTGTCCGGTGCACGGCCCCTGGGCTGCCCTGAAGATGGGCATGGGAGCCTGTGGCccgtggcgggggaggggccagCTGGCAGGTGGAGGGCTCTCCATAGAAGGGGCCGGAAAGGATACACAGGTTATGGGAGGTCACAGTTGAAATGGAAGGCCGAGTCAGGCATGCTCGGTCACCCCGCACATCCCAGTAAATTCATAGTCAGCACGGCTCTGTTCGCGGGGACAGTTAGTTTGAATTCTGGTTGAATAAATTACTGATTTCTCCAAAGTGTGTGCTTCTCTCCGAGCCGACGTAAGGGGGCTGTCTGATCCGGTGACCGTGGCGGTGCTGTGGGCCTGCTCAGAGGTGGCCCTGGGGTGAGAGGCGCGCAGGTCTCTGATGTCAGACACTTGGCGGGGGTGGCAGCCAGCAGAGGGCTGTGTACCCTTGCCCGTCTGTCTGGGGCCAGCACGCTGTGTGCTGCTTTGAGGGGCCCCCGCATCACTCCCAGTAGTATTTTATTATGCGCTAAACGACGCTCTCTTACTTAAATCCAGGCTCTTTCCTTGTAGGTgctgtgttttttccattttgtgagCGGTGATCATTCTGAGACTCCTGCCGGGTTACTGTGATTGTTCCGTACTCGGTGTGGCTCGGGCGCTGCCTACTGTTCGGCCGTGGTGGGCTCTGCGGCGTCCGTctgccacagccccagggagctGGCAAGTTACGCTGTGCCGCAGTGCAGGTGGCTCGTGGGGGGCTGGGCCATGTCGGCAGGGAGTGGCGGGGAGCCCAAGCAGACTGCAGTGACCGTGCGCGGGTACCCCTCTGCTGGGCCGCAGCATCCGGGGCGTCGTGCGGCGGGGTGTGTCCCGGGCGTCCTTCCGACAGTGGGACCTTGTGTGGCAGCCTTTGGGGTGCTCTGTTGGGCTGCTGTGGGGTCACCAGGGAGGCTTGCTGGGAGTGTGGCATTTGGTCTGGGGTGTGTCCCcgtgggagggcagagggtagGGCCGCCTGCTCTGGGAGCTTGTGGCGTGGGGTCCTGTGAGGTATGGGCCCCACCGGACGTGACTTCGGCAGTCTGCACATGGGAAAGCTGGTGGGTAGGGCGCCGCACGTGTGCCGCGTCTCTGGAGTTCACCCGTTGCTTCTGCTCCCTCTGGAAGTGCTGGGCTTTGGCCCCAACAGCCAAGCCTGTGGCACGGGGTGGAGATACGGCCAGCGTGTTCCCCGCTCGGGAACAGCACGGCCGAggccctccctgctgctctcagGTGCGCCACGGCGACGTCTCCGGGGAAGCCCTGAAGACCCCGTCCCTGAGGAGGGCATCGCGGCCCACGGCTGCCCCAGCCCGAGTCTTTGTGGGGATGCTGAGCCCGCGGTGGAGGGCCTCCTCCTGCTCGGGCCAGTCCAGAACTTTCCTCTCCCAGTAACCTCCGCCTCCGTCCCCGGCAGGCTCCACATCGTCCCCAGTGTGCCCTAACCTGTCCTGCCTAGACGCTAACATGGTGCTGGGTGAGGTCACCCGGCACAGAGGGCCCGTCCTGTGTGTGAGTGGGAGCGCCCAGAAGGCAGAGGAGTGGGGCCCACAGAcgcgggctggggctgggaacaGGGTTTAACGGGACGGAGTCCAGTGTGGGAAGATGACCTTGTTCTGGGGATGGACGGAGGGGACGCCGCACAGCAGTGTGAACACACTGACGCCCTAAAAGCACTTAAGATGGTAAACTTTATGTCGCGTTTGACCGCAGTAAAAATACTTAACAGCAAACAAACCTTgagctccctcttcctccaccctgtGCCCCTTTGCTGTTCCCCTTCCTGGCAAACTTGCCACGGGCCTGCAGGGTGTGTTGGACCGTGGGCTCCGGGCCCTGCAGGGCTGGGCGGGGACAGGCTCCAGGTCCTTCCTGCTGTCCTGGAGGCATTCCCGCCCTTCCCCACCTTTTCTGGCCCCACCTTGCCCGCCTTTCCTGCCAAGTCCCTTCCCATAGTGTCCGTGTCATACTCAGGAAAGCCAccaccatggggcgcctgggtggccgttaagcgtctgcctttggctcagggcgtgatgccagggtcctgggatcgagtcccacatcgggctccctgcttcgctggagcctgcttcttcctctcccaccctctgcttgtgtttcctcacttgctggctgtctctctctgtcaaataaataaatgaggtctttaaaaaaagaaaaaaaggaaagccacCACCTGTGGTTCGGCTGGGttttccctcccccccactcatggcTCTGTGGCTCCAGAGGGGGCAGCGCATGCCCCACGTCCTCTCTCCACCTCGGCCGTGCCTCCCTGCACCTTCCTCCTGGGTGCTGTCCGCTGGagggccccaggctgggccctgCCTCCCCAGGTCACCACacaccctccctgggcctctcctCCCAGCACATAGGCTCTCGTCACTCCTGGGCCTTTTGTCCACTTAGAACCTGCCCTGCTCTAggccctctgctcctgcctctccGTACGCCACCCTGTCCCTTCCTTCCGCGGCCCCTCTGTCTAGACAGTGGTCCTGTTGTCCCTGTCATTCTGGAACATCCCCAGGGAGGGATGCTTTGGGGTGTCATGTGGGTGGGGTGCAACCAGCTAGACTTGAGTCCCGGAGCACAGGTATTGCAGCGAGTGAGGTTCTTGGCGTGTGGAGTGGCACCCCTCGTCTGGCGCTCGTGGGGTGGGTGCAGGGTACCAGCAGCCCTCCGCGGGCGGCCGTCTCTGTACGCACACGGGGCCCTGTGATGGCGGCCTGCAGCGTCCCCCGTGCGCTCTGTTGACGCTTTGCTCCCTTTGTTGCCAGAGCTGCCATGAAGGACACTGCCCGTTCATGCTGACCGAGTGCCCGGCGTGCAAAGGCCTGGTTCGCCTCGGGGAGAAGGAGCGTCACTCGGAGCAGGAATGCCCGGAGAGAAGCCTCAGCTGCAGGCACTGCCGGGCGCCCTGCTGCTGGGCGGACCTGAAGGTGAGGGCGCCCGGCCGCgctcccagcctggccctgcGGCTTATCCCCACGGCGCTGAGCTGACTGTCCTGCCCTCGTGGCTGGGTTGGCATTTTCGCTGCATGCCACCAGCCTTCCCTTGCAGCCACTTGGGTAGAAGGTTCTTGGTGGGAAACTGGGTTGGGTATGAAGGCAAAGCTGAGTTGTTTTTGAaagctgttttattttagagaaatgcaTACACACAGCAGCAGTGCGAGGCCCATGCCACCCTCACTCGCGTGTGTCCGTGTCAGCACGTACCAGgctgcgtcgggctctgcacgCTTACTGCGTGGGTCCCAGGCTTTGTGTCGTTTCCTCTGAAAATTCTTGAGACTATTTCTGAGCCCGTTTGTTTCTAGAGAGCCGTACGTGTTACTGTCACTTCTGAGTCTTAATGGCGACTTCCTGCCATCCCTGACTCACTTGGCGCCCATGTTCGTTGACGTCTGTGAGCGTCTGTCCTGCAGTGCCTCTCAATGACGTGTCTACAAGGTCTCTTCATCTTTAATGGCGCTCCATgcatgtctttcttttcctctgctgcttATTTCTTGAAGAAGCTGGGCTGCGTGGTTGGCCGTTTGCATCCTAAGGTGCCCTTGCTGCATTCCTCGGTACCCTCCTCTGTAAGCCATTCGATGCAGAGGCCCGCTGAGGGCCACAGTGCGTCGGGGCGCCAGGGGTGTCTCCCGGAGGCGTTCCAGCCCCTCGCAGGGCTGTGGTTGCTCCCCCCAGCCTTGCTCCTCAGGAGTGGCCATTGGCACCCTTCGTGGCCCGGTGTCAGTTAGGGTGACTGGCAGCAGCATTCTCCCCGAGTCACCGCTGGTTGGTGGCTTATCCTTCTCTTATTGCCCTGGAGCTGCCAGATGAAGAGGAGGTTCTGATCTCTGATGCTTCCCAGCGCCTGCAGGACCCACCCCACTGGGGGCCTCAGGGGAGCCACTGTCCCAGAATGGGGCCACGAAGACGGCACAGGGACCTCACACACGCCCCGGCCCCTGACCGCTGTCTTTCAGGCGCACCATGAGGTCTGCCCCAAGTTCCCCTTGACTTGCGATGGCTGTGGCAAGAAGAAGATCTCACGGGAGAAAGTAAGTTGTTTCCGGGCACCTCCGAGGACAGGCGGGGGCTGGTGCGCGTTGTCGGGGCGGGGCTTGTGCCCGTGGTGCGGGGCTCCAACCTGGCGCCCGAAGGAGAAGTGACGGCTTATGGCAAGAGTGTTGGGTCACTTGTGGGCTGCTTTTTTGTTGCACTTCCGGAGGTGGGAATGACCCAGCCTGGCAGAAGTCACTCACACCCGAGACCCTGGCCCAGCGCCTGTCCACGCGCTGCCTCTCATCCATAGCACTTCGGCGGCGGGAGCCCGTGCGCgggatggggtgaggggcagagggagaggaacaagcagactccaccctgagcaggaAGCATGACATGGgacctgatctcaggaccccgcggtcatgacctgagctgaaaccaagagtggctgagccacccaggcgcccctcggtgcCCCATCTCGAGAGGAGCTGTGTTGTGGGTTCATACTGGCAGTCACGACTTCTGCCCGATTTCCGTGTTTGTGGCTGTCTTGCTGCGGGGCATCCAGGTACTTGCTCGTTTCCTCCCGGGAGCTTGTTGATGCTGCCCCCCCGCCCAGACACAGCCCCCCACTGCCCATGCGGTTGTTGACTGTGTGCTCGTGGCCTGTTTCCGGCTCCTTCCGCTCTTGTAGGACGCACAGTCAGCCTGCTGTGTCTGGCAGTGCTGCGAGGCAGTCTCTCGGTGCTGAGCTGCCATTTGTCTCTTTGCTTTCGAGTCTCTAAGATTGCCCTTTTAGAACAAATTGTCTTTTACTTTGTAAAACGGTTGTGTGGGTCCAGAGTGAGAACCAGGGAAAGTGTGCTGACAGGTCAGAGGTCAGAGCCCAGGTCCCGGCCCCACCAGTAGGTGTGGTGACACCCTCGGGGGCTCGCTGTGCGACGGCTGAGAAAGACCGTCCCAGGAGTTTCAGTTTGCGTCTCTCAAATCATGGATGCCACTGGGGCCTTTTGCTTAGGGTTCACCTGCGTTTCTCTCACTGGGGACCAGGGACCACTGGGGACTCCTGCCCATTTCTCACGGTGGGGAGAGAACCTTAGTCCTTTTCTGTTTGGAATTCTAAGTGTCAGTTACCTTGGGTCACAGCCCCTTATCCTTttacttagtgtaatgttttGTCTTTGCATTTGGCATCTGTAGCTCTGATTGTTTGTCATTCCAGAGCCCAGGAGGATGGAGGCAGAGGGACCACTCTTAAGCAGCCCCGTGGCTGCCCCTTGCCCTCGCCCACTTCGGAGAGCAGCTGTCCGCCTGTCTTTGCCGGCAGGAGGGGCTGCTGTGTCAGTGCCCAGCGCGTGCGCAGTGGCTCTCTTTCGGGTTCTCCGTCTGTCCGGTTGGGCTCTGTGTTGTCGTGCACCGGCACCGCGCTGCGTCAGTGGTGGGGGTCTGACCCCTGGTCGGGCCGGCCCCTCCTTGCTCCCAAGGCCCCAGGGCCTCAGACACCACACGTCTTACGAGCTGAGGGCAGAGAGTCCGGGGTGCAGAGGCCCGAGCACAGGATGGGGTGTCTGCAGGTGTTCTGAGACATTGGCCCACAGTGTGAGGCCCTCAGcctgcacccacctccctttAGTGACACCGCAAGCTGTGTGTGCATGGACGTGTGCACGTATGCACCTTTGGCTCTCGAACGGGGCCGTCAGGCTTTGTTCAGGACGAGACTGAAGAGGCCAGGCTGACGGCGGTGGGTCCAGTGGTCCGGCCAGTGCACAGGTGGGGAAGAGACAGTAAAGGCACTTACAGCATCCGTCCTTCTAGTTCCAGGACCACGTCAGGGCGTGCGGCAAGTGCCGAGTCCCGTGCAGGTTCCACATTGTCGGCTGCCCCGAGATGGTGAGTCCCGTTGGCCTGGTTTGCTGGGTCCGGTCTTTGTGGGAGCTCCCTGTTTCCTGAGAGGGGCCCCTGCAGAAGCGTGCCATGCACCCTCTTCCTGAATGTGGTCCTTGCTCGGCCTCCAGCCTGGCCTCCTGgtctccctcccacttcccctgctgccTCCTCGGCCCTCAGGTGTCCCAGCCTCAGTCCGGGCTCTGCTCTGTCCACTCATCCTGGTGCTGTCACGGGGCCTCACCTTTGACCAGCTCTCTCTGCTGAAAATGCCCAGTGCCTTGTACCTTCCTGATACCTGGTGGGCATCTCAGGCCTCAGCCGCACACCAGGACCCCCCTCTTCCCAGTCCTCCCACCTGCCCAAAATGAGCACCTCTTGTCACCCAGCTGTTCCAGCCAAAGCCCAGCAGTCATTGTGGGCCCTCCCCTTGTCTCCTGTATCATGTCCAGTCCACCCGGAGATCCATGCTGCCTGCAGATGGGTCCCGGACCCCACCTGCTTCCCCTGCCTCCATGGCCTGCGTGGCCCTGGCCGCCTCTGACCTCATCTTGGGGCTGGTCACTGGCGTGGCTGTCCTTGCACACACTGACCTGTTTTCACCTCAGGACCTTGAGCTGTCGGCTTCTGTGCAGCTCGTTCAGGCCTCTGTCCACGTGGCCTCTACCCTTCTTTCCCTGACTGTTCTGTCC encodes the following:
- the TRAF2 gene encoding TNF receptor-associated factor 2 isoform X1, whose product is MLWKPLPCPTRVSSLPCLGGLARAWWIVEGSFQVRGTLVTVAGEQSSGARRAACLLSGVTLERPTCRVTASWLLPQTEHRHVRISCRADTWGACAGQEGTRIKDCGWPMLAERWHPQMPARALSTGHSRVGAWRFAALMAAASVTPPGSLDLLQPGFSKTLLGTKPEDKYLCSACKNVLRRPFQAQCGHRYCSYCLTSILSSGPQNCAACVHEGIYEEGVSILESGSAFPDNAARREVESLPAVCPSDGCTWKGTLKEYESCHEGHCPFMLTECPACKGLVRLGEKERHSEQECPERSLSCRHCRAPCCWADLKAHHEVCPKFPLTCDGCGKKKISREKFQDHVRACGKCRVPCRFHIVGCPEMVESEKQQQHEAQWLREHLGMLLGGLLETKPLSGAGGRFLGQSEVGGWEASTLHPEAELSKAAELRQRCEALERKTATFENIVCVLNREVERVAMTAEACGRQHRLDQDRIEALSNKVQQLERSIGLKDLAMAELEQKVHEMEATTFDGVFIWKISDFARKRQEAVAGRTPAIFSPAFYTSRYGYKMCLRIYLNGDGTGRGTHLSLFFVVMRGPNDALLRWPFNQKVTLMLLDQNNREHVIDAFRPDVTSSSFQRPVSDMNIASGCPLFCPVSKMEAKNSYVRDDAIFIKAIVDLTGL